In Nocardioides sp., the following proteins share a genomic window:
- the hsaD gene encoding 4,5:9,10-diseco-3-hydroxy-5,9,17-trioxoandrosta-1(10),2-diene-4-oate hydrolase → MPLTKADLQRSAQVDGLTINYYDTAGTPLPEEASAERSPLVEERGEAERLETKPTLILLHGGGPGASSWSNFGSAIEGFAQDFRVVAIDQPGFGGSDKPPVEGNYYRFSSTYVIGLMDHLGIDSAHVLGNSLGGGTAMRLALTWPDRVKRLILMGPGGLSLNLFHADPTEGVQRLMDFSANATRESLKAFISTMVVNQNLVTDELVEERFADATAPGAQDAMKSMGWSFWNPETAEDGMLWREAHRLKHHTLLTWGREDRVNPLDGAFAALKLIPKAQLHVFPRCGHWAQIEAADEFREISTAFLKRHKERPTGG, encoded by the coding sequence ATGCCGCTGACCAAAGCGGACCTCCAGCGCTCGGCCCAGGTCGACGGGCTGACGATCAACTACTACGACACCGCAGGCACCCCGCTGCCTGAGGAGGCCTCGGCCGAACGCTCCCCGCTGGTTGAGGAGCGAGGTGAAGCCGAGCGTCTCGAAACCAAGCCCACCCTCATCCTGCTCCACGGCGGGGGGCCGGGCGCGTCGTCGTGGTCCAACTTCGGGTCGGCGATCGAGGGCTTCGCTCAGGACTTCCGCGTGGTGGCGATCGACCAGCCGGGCTTCGGCGGCTCCGACAAGCCGCCCGTCGAGGGCAACTACTACCGGTTCTCGTCGACGTACGTGATCGGTCTGATGGACCACCTGGGCATCGACAGCGCGCACGTGTTGGGCAACTCGCTCGGCGGCGGTACGGCGATGCGGCTCGCGCTGACCTGGCCTGATCGAGTCAAGCGATTGATCCTGATGGGGCCGGGTGGGCTGAGTCTCAACCTGTTCCACGCCGACCCCACCGAGGGCGTCCAGCGGCTGATGGACTTCAGCGCCAACGCCACGCGCGAGTCGCTCAAAGCTTTCATCTCGACCATGGTGGTCAACCAGAACCTGGTCACCGACGAACTGGTCGAGGAGCGGTTCGCCGATGCGACCGCACCCGGAGCCCAGGACGCGATGAAGTCGATGGGCTGGTCCTTCTGGAACCCCGAGACCGCCGAGGACGGCATGTTGTGGCGTGAGGCCCACCGCCTCAAGCACCACACCTTGCTGACCTGGGGTCGCGAGGATCGGGTGAACCCGCTCGACGGGGCTTTCGCCGCGCTCAAACTCATCCCCAAAGCCCAGTTGCACGTCTTCCCCCGCTGCGGCCACTGGGCCCAGATCGAGGCCGCCGACGAGTTCCGCGAGATCTCCACGGCCTTCCTCAAACGACACAAAGAGCGACCAACCGGTGGTTGA
- a CDS encoding flavin reductase family protein, with the protein MADEIPEGMSPDARATWPSRELIESFLGDSFAVEMWPGETIEVDSAEEAAAAREFRDVLSRFASGVTVVASVSGGQPVGMTCQSFMSVSLQPPLVMFSPAKSSGAWPLMHRSGSFCVNFLAEDQADVSNQLAGRGIDPATGARVDKFAGIDWAPTRESGSPLIKGVVGYVDCRIHAVHEAGDHYLVIGRVLDLAETDAEHGLTFYRGKYGSTR; encoded by the coding sequence ATGGCTGACGAGATCCCCGAGGGCATGTCCCCGGATGCGCGAGCGACCTGGCCGAGTCGTGAACTGATCGAGTCGTTCCTGGGTGACTCGTTCGCCGTGGAGATGTGGCCGGGCGAGACGATCGAGGTCGACTCGGCGGAGGAGGCTGCGGCCGCGCGTGAGTTCCGCGACGTGCTGTCTCGCTTTGCCTCCGGTGTCACGGTCGTCGCCTCGGTCAGCGGTGGGCAACCCGTGGGAATGACCTGCCAGAGCTTCATGTCAGTGTCGTTGCAGCCGCCGCTGGTGATGTTCTCTCCGGCCAAGTCGTCGGGTGCGTGGCCGCTGATGCATCGCTCGGGATCCTTCTGTGTCAACTTCCTCGCCGAGGACCAGGCCGACGTCTCCAACCAGCTTGCCGGGCGGGGCATCGATCCGGCGACGGGTGCTCGCGTCGACAAGTTCGCGGGTATCGACTGGGCTCCCACGCGTGAGAGCGGATCGCCGTTGATCAAGGGCGTCGTCGGTTACGTCGACTGCCGCATCCACGCCGTACATGAAGCCGGCGACCACTATCTGGTGATCGGCCGGGTGCTCGATCTGGCTGAGACCGACGCCGAGCACGGGTTGACGTTCTATCGGGGGAAGTACGGCTCGACGCGCTGA
- the hsaC gene encoding iron-dependent extradiol dioxygenase HsaC: MIDIKSMGYVRVASTDLDAWRTFAGKVLGLGEGRGPNPDNLYYRIDQVSARLVVFPSDVDRLEATGWELADHQALQAAREHLGQAGVEFEEGTAEELAERRVQELIRFSDPWDNVFELFHGITYESRPVVTPYAAKFVTGDQGMGHIVVPVTDDVEALRFYTETLGFRLRDSMSMPGEFVGKEPGSKVWLRFLGINPRHHSLAFLPMPNPSRCVHIMLEVDKLDDVGRALERVRKHKAPLSATLGRHMNDEMVSFYVKSPGGFDIEFGCEGLQVDDARWVARESTAVSYWGHVFGGS; this comes from the coding sequence ATGATCGACATCAAGTCCATGGGCTACGTGCGCGTGGCCAGCACCGACCTCGACGCCTGGCGTACGTTCGCCGGCAAGGTCCTGGGCCTGGGCGAAGGCCGGGGCCCGAACCCCGACAACCTCTACTACCGCATCGACCAGGTCTCGGCCCGGCTGGTCGTCTTCCCCTCCGACGTCGACCGGCTCGAGGCGACCGGGTGGGAGTTGGCCGACCACCAGGCGCTCCAGGCGGCCCGCGAGCACCTGGGCCAGGCAGGTGTGGAGTTCGAGGAAGGCACCGCTGAGGAGTTGGCCGAGCGCCGGGTCCAGGAACTGATTCGCTTCAGCGACCCGTGGGACAACGTCTTCGAACTCTTCCACGGGATCACCTACGAATCACGGCCGGTCGTCACGCCGTACGCCGCGAAGTTCGTCACCGGCGACCAGGGGATGGGCCACATCGTGGTGCCCGTCACCGATGACGTGGAGGCGCTGCGGTTCTACACCGAGACCCTCGGGTTCCGACTGCGAGACTCGATGTCGATGCCGGGCGAGTTCGTCGGCAAGGAACCGGGCAGCAAGGTCTGGCTGCGCTTCCTGGGGATCAACCCGCGACACCACAGCCTGGCTTTCCTGCCGATGCCCAACCCCAGCCGTTGCGTGCACATCATGTTGGAGGTCGACAAACTCGACGACGTAGGCCGGGCACTGGAACGCGTACGCAAGCACAAGGCTCCGTTGTCGGCGACTCTGGGGCGACACATGAACGACGAGATGGTGTCGTTCTACGTCAAGAGCCCCGGGGGCTTCGACATCGAGTTCGGCTGCGAGGGTCTGCAGGTCGACGATGCCCGTTGGGTGGCGCGCGAGTCGACGGCCGTGTCCTATTGGGGGCACGTCTTCGGCGGCAGCTGA
- a CDS encoding FAD-binding protein yields the protein MAATARSGGGVWIPGNYALRDAHQVEPRDSENAKRYLDAIVGDDVPKARRDTFLDRGAEVMDFIRHKTPVRFAWVPEYADYLPEQPGGRPRGRSVEPIPLDASFLGEELKRLHPAYTKAPANLIVTQADFRKISLGMRTLKGPITMAKVVGKRVVATARKRKMYAMGNALAIGLRKGLIDAGVPVEYETELTGLLVEDGRVVGVTTSRGDIRARRGVILGSGGFEKNPEMRDKHLPSSHQRRVVDRPRSSTPAPASRPAWRSARRPI from the coding sequence GTGGCAGCGACCGCTCGCTCGGGTGGCGGCGTGTGGATCCCCGGCAACTACGCCTTGCGCGATGCCCATCAGGTCGAGCCGCGCGACAGCGAGAACGCCAAGCGCTACCTCGACGCGATCGTCGGTGATGACGTCCCCAAGGCGCGCCGCGACACCTTCCTCGACCGCGGTGCCGAGGTGATGGACTTCATTCGGCACAAGACGCCCGTGCGCTTCGCGTGGGTGCCGGAGTACGCCGACTATCTCCCCGAGCAGCCCGGCGGTCGCCCGCGCGGTCGCTCCGTCGAGCCGATCCCGCTGGACGCCTCCTTCCTGGGCGAGGAGTTGAAGCGGCTGCACCCGGCGTACACCAAGGCTCCCGCCAACCTCATCGTCACCCAGGCCGACTTCCGCAAGATCAGTCTCGGGATGCGCACCCTCAAGGGTCCGATCACGATGGCCAAGGTCGTCGGCAAGCGAGTCGTGGCGACCGCGCGCAAGCGCAAGATGTACGCCATGGGCAACGCGCTGGCGATCGGCCTGCGCAAGGGGCTGATCGACGCGGGCGTGCCGGTGGAGTACGAAACCGAGCTCACCGGGTTGCTCGTCGAGGACGGCCGGGTCGTCGGCGTGACCACCTCGCGCGGCGACATCCGCGCCCGCCGGGGCGTGATCTTGGGCAGCGGCGGCTTCGAGAAGAACCCCGAGATGCGAGACAAGCATCTGCCCTCATCCCACCAACGCCGAGTGGTCGACCGGCCTCGAAGTTCAACACCGGCGCCGGCATCGAGGCCGGCGTGGCGGTCGGCGCGGCGACCGATCTGA
- the hsaA gene encoding 3-hydroxy-9,10-secoandrosta-1,3,5(10)-triene-9,17-dione monooxygenase oxygenase subunit gives MTTHVLDAVRDLLPTFRERADEAERLRVVSEASVKELQDIGFFQMLQPKRWGGLEADPIDFYTGVRDIAGACASTGWISSVLTVHPWQIALFPEEAQQAVWGEDNKTLVSSSYAPTGKAIQTDGGYLLSGKWSFSSGCDHASWVLLGGLVFNAEGNVVDFKTFLIPRDKYEIKDVWNVVGLRGTGSNDIVVAEHFVPEAFTLSMSDTGRCYGPGQEQNTSDLYKLPFHSLFTTTISTPIIGMAYGAYVEHVEMQQSRVRAAYLGEKASLDPFAAVRVARAGSEIDAAWALTMNNIREEMALVAKGEKIPLGLRLKVRRDQVLGTQRAIDAIDALFEASGGRALAEGTYLQRAWRDAHAGRVHAANDPERALQMYGAHEFGHKVDPGMY, from the coding sequence ATGACCACGCATGTTCTCGACGCCGTCCGCGATCTCCTTCCGACCTTCCGTGAGCGCGCCGACGAGGCCGAGCGACTCCGGGTCGTGTCCGAGGCCTCGGTCAAGGAACTTCAAGACATCGGCTTCTTCCAGATGCTCCAGCCCAAGCGTTGGGGTGGCCTGGAAGCCGACCCGATCGACTTCTACACCGGTGTGCGCGACATCGCGGGCGCCTGCGCCTCGACCGGCTGGATCTCCTCGGTGCTCACGGTGCACCCGTGGCAGATCGCGTTGTTCCCCGAAGAGGCCCAGCAGGCGGTCTGGGGGGAGGACAACAAGACGCTGGTGTCGAGCTCGTACGCGCCCACGGGCAAGGCGATCCAGACCGACGGGGGCTACCTGCTCAGCGGCAAGTGGTCGTTCTCGTCGGGCTGCGACCACGCCTCCTGGGTGCTGCTGGGCGGGTTGGTGTTCAACGCCGAGGGCAACGTCGTCGACTTCAAGACCTTCCTGATCCCGCGGGACAAGTACGAGATCAAGGACGTCTGGAACGTCGTGGGCCTGCGTGGCACCGGCTCCAACGACATCGTCGTGGCCGAGCACTTCGTGCCGGAGGCGTTCACGCTCTCCATGAGCGACACCGGCCGTTGCTATGGCCCCGGTCAGGAGCAGAACACCTCCGATCTCTACAAACTGCCCTTCCACTCGCTGTTCACCACCACGATCAGCACGCCGATCATCGGCATGGCGTACGGGGCGTACGTCGAGCACGTGGAGATGCAGCAGAGCCGGGTGCGGGCCGCCTACCTCGGGGAGAAGGCAAGCCTCGACCCGTTCGCCGCCGTGCGCGTGGCTCGTGCCGGCTCGGAGATCGACGCGGCCTGGGCGCTGACGATGAACAACATCCGCGAGGAGATGGCTCTGGTCGCCAAGGGCGAGAAGATCCCGCTCGGTCTGCGTCTGAAGGTCCGTCGCGACCAGGTGCTGGGCACCCAGCGGGCCATCGACGCGATCGACGCGCTCTTCGAGGCCTCCGGTGGTCGTGCGCTGGCCGAGGGGACGTACCTCCAGCGCGCCTGGCGCGATGCCCACGCGGGACGCGTACACGCCGCCAACGACCCTGAGCGTGCCTTGCAGATGTATGGCGCCCACGAGTTCGGCCACAAGGTCGACCCGGGGATGTACTGA
- a CDS encoding MaoC/PaaZ C-terminal domain-containing protein gives MPINPEIAIGAALPDRTFSWTPSDVLLYHLGVGATTDLRYTLESDAGFQVLPSFGIVAPTFHASEPPPLDLPGCDINLAQVVHGAQSISVNAPIPAAGTATLSTHISDVWDKGKAAVIWQEGVARAESGEELWTVRSSIFVRGEGGWGGSRGESTAIEIPDRTPDAETTYAVRPEQALLYRLCGDRNPLHADPAFAQAAGFPAPILHGLCSYGIVLREVTDALLGGSTDAVGEFTARFAGVVFPGETIRVKAWDEGEQIVVAATVGQDDRPALADCVVTKA, from the coding sequence ATGCCCATCAACCCCGAGATCGCGATCGGCGCCGCACTGCCCGACCGTACGTTCTCCTGGACCCCTTCCGACGTGCTGCTCTATCACCTCGGGGTGGGGGCGACCACCGACCTGCGCTACACGCTGGAGTCGGATGCCGGCTTCCAGGTGCTGCCGTCGTTCGGCATCGTCGCGCCGACCTTCCATGCCTCCGAGCCGCCGCCGCTGGACCTGCCCGGCTGCGACATCAACCTCGCGCAGGTCGTGCACGGCGCCCAGTCCATCTCGGTGAACGCGCCGATCCCGGCTGCGGGCACGGCCACGCTCAGCACCCACATCAGCGATGTCTGGGACAAGGGCAAGGCCGCCGTGATCTGGCAGGAGGGCGTCGCCCGCGCCGAGTCCGGCGAAGAGCTCTGGACCGTGCGGTCCTCGATCTTCGTACGCGGGGAGGGCGGTTGGGGCGGTTCACGCGGCGAGTCCACCGCCATCGAGATCCCCGACCGCACGCCCGATGCCGAGACGACGTACGCCGTACGTCCTGAGCAGGCGTTGCTCTATCGCCTCTGCGGCGACCGCAACCCCCTGCATGCCGACCCGGCCTTCGCGCAGGCGGCCGGCTTCCCGGCCCCGATCCTGCACGGGCTGTGTTCGTACGGCATCGTGTTGCGCGAGGTGACCGACGCTCTACTCGGTGGGTCTACGGACGCGGTCGGCGAGTTCACTGCGAGGTTCGCCGGTGTCGTCTTCCCCGGCGAGACGATCCGGGTCAAGGCGTGGGACGAGGGCGAGCAGATCGTCGTCGCCGCGACTGTGGGCCAAGACGATCGTCCCGCCCTGGCCGACTGCGTGGTCACCAAGGCCTGA
- a CDS encoding dienelactone hydrolase family protein, translating into MSALDGWVSGEHTAHVNGRPRTFPTYRRGTGPGVIVIHEMPGLTEGVIGFGQEVVDAGFTVVLPHLFGAAGKPWAAADTLRIFPGICVSREFTKLATGVTTPMAGWLQSLARSLHAELGGPGVGALGMCFTGGFALAMMLDESTVAPVLCQPSVPFFGSQARNADLNLSAADASTVRERARAGCEVLGLRYRSDKMTGTRFDTLTDLIGDRFLRVEFEGEGHSTVTEQRQQEGVDRVLRFFEEKLRG; encoded by the coding sequence ATGAGCGCGCTCGACGGCTGGGTCAGTGGCGAACACACGGCGCACGTCAACGGCCGGCCCCGGACCTTCCCGACCTATCGCCGTGGCACCGGCCCCGGCGTGATCGTCATCCACGAGATGCCCGGGCTGACCGAGGGCGTGATCGGCTTCGGTCAGGAGGTCGTCGACGCAGGGTTCACGGTGGTGCTCCCCCATCTCTTCGGTGCCGCGGGAAAGCCGTGGGCGGCGGCGGACACGCTGCGCATCTTTCCCGGCATCTGCGTGAGCCGTGAGTTCACCAAACTGGCGACCGGCGTCACGACCCCCATGGCCGGCTGGCTGCAGTCACTCGCCCGGTCACTGCATGCCGAACTCGGCGGCCCCGGAGTCGGCGCTCTGGGGATGTGCTTCACCGGTGGCTTCGCGCTGGCGATGATGCTCGACGAGTCGACCGTGGCGCCCGTGCTGTGTCAGCCGAGCGTGCCGTTCTTCGGGTCGCAGGCGCGCAACGCCGACCTCAATCTCAGTGCGGCTGACGCGTCGACCGTACGCGAGCGCGCGCGGGCAGGGTGTGAGGTGCTCGGTCTGCGCTATCGGTCCGACAAGATGACCGGCACCCGCTTCGACACGTTGACCGACCTGATCGGGGACCGCTTCCTCCGTGTCGAGTTCGAGGGCGAGGGCCACTCGACCGTGACCGAGCAGCGCCAGCAGGAGGGAGTCGATCGGGTGCTGAGGTTCTTCGAGGAGAAGTTGCGCGGTTAG
- the menC gene encoding o-succinylbenzoate synthase, which yields MKIDLLELHWVKIPLVTPFRTSFGTSYDRDTFLVRLVTADGVEGWAECAAEPDPLYSSEYLDGAQVVLRDQLVPRLTALGDDLCATRVKTALEPVKGHPMAKHVLETALLDAELKQSGVSFGRYLGAVKERVPAGVSVGIYDSLDEMLGHVDDYVAQGYLRIKLKIEPGWDLEPVRLVREKYGDDLLLQVDANTAYTLADARHLAKLDPFDLLLIEQPLPEDDLRGHAELAKVMSTPICLDESIESARDAATAIALGSCSVINIKPARCGGYLEARRIHDVAEANGVPVWCGGMLETGIGRAPNVALAALPGFVLPGDTSASNRYYATDLTAPFVLDEGHLAVPQGPGIGVEILPDVLAELTTSVVSIPLG from the coding sequence GTGAAGATCGACCTGCTGGAGTTGCACTGGGTGAAGATCCCGTTGGTGACCCCTTTCCGCACTTCGTTCGGGACGTCGTACGACCGGGACACCTTCTTGGTGCGTCTGGTCACCGCCGACGGTGTCGAAGGTTGGGCCGAGTGCGCGGCCGAGCCCGACCCGCTGTATTCGTCGGAATACCTCGACGGGGCACAGGTGGTCTTGCGTGACCAACTCGTGCCACGACTTACCGCACTCGGCGACGACCTCTGCGCGACGCGGGTCAAGACGGCATTGGAGCCGGTCAAGGGGCACCCGATGGCCAAGCATGTGCTGGAGACTGCACTGCTCGACGCTGAACTCAAGCAGTCGGGGGTCTCCTTCGGGCGCTATCTCGGGGCCGTCAAGGAGCGCGTGCCGGCCGGTGTCTCGGTCGGCATCTATGACTCACTCGACGAGATGCTGGGACACGTCGACGACTACGTCGCCCAGGGGTACCTGCGGATCAAGCTCAAGATCGAGCCGGGCTGGGACCTGGAGCCGGTGCGGCTCGTACGCGAGAAGTACGGCGACGACCTGCTGCTGCAGGTGGACGCCAACACGGCGTACACCCTCGCCGATGCTCGTCACCTGGCCAAGCTGGATCCCTTCGATCTCCTGCTCATCGAGCAGCCGCTGCCCGAGGACGACCTGCGCGGCCATGCCGAACTCGCGAAGGTGATGTCGACGCCGATCTGTCTGGACGAATCGATCGAGTCGGCGCGCGATGCGGCCACCGCGATCGCGCTGGGCTCTTGCTCGGTGATCAACATCAAACCGGCCAGGTGCGGCGGCTATCTCGAAGCGCGCCGGATTCATGACGTCGCCGAGGCCAACGGTGTGCCCGTGTGGTGCGGCGGCATGCTGGAGACCGGGATCGGCCGGGCCCCCAATGTCGCCCTGGCCGCGCTGCCCGGCTTCGTACTTCCCGGCGACACGTCGGCCTCGAACCGCTATTACGCCACTGACCTGACCGCCCCCTTCGTACTCGACGAAGGTCATCTCGCGGTGCCGCAGGGCCCTGGCATCGGCGTCGAGATCCTTCCCGACGTCCTGGCAGAACTCACCACCTCGGTCGTCTCGATCCCGCTCGGGTGA
- a CDS encoding FAD-binding protein, protein MAVGAATDLMDDAWWGPTIPLPSGPWFFLAERNLPGSMIVNAAGKRYMNEALPYVEAVHEMYAGEATGVSHVPSWMIIDQRYRNRYLFAGLPPRQKIPGRWFKNGTIKQAATIDALAAEIEVPLEALRDTLERFNDFADRGVDEDFHRGESAYDRYYSDPTVKPNPSLHRIDQAPFYAVKIVPGDLGTKGGLVTDEKARVLRPDGSVIAGLYAAGNVSSAVMGHTYAGPGATIGPALTFGYLAAEDIAAH, encoded by the coding sequence GTGGCGGTCGGCGCGGCGACCGATCTGATGGACGACGCCTGGTGGGGTCCGACCATCCCGCTGCCGAGCGGTCCGTGGTTCTTCCTCGCCGAGCGCAACCTGCCCGGCTCGATGATCGTCAACGCCGCCGGCAAGCGCTATATGAACGAGGCGTTGCCCTATGTCGAGGCCGTGCACGAGATGTACGCCGGTGAGGCCACCGGGGTCTCGCACGTGCCGTCGTGGATGATCATCGACCAGCGCTACCGCAATCGCTATCTGTTCGCCGGCCTTCCGCCGCGACAGAAGATCCCCGGTCGGTGGTTCAAGAACGGCACCATCAAGCAGGCCGCGACCATCGACGCGCTGGCGGCCGAGATCGAGGTGCCGCTCGAAGCGCTGCGCGACACGCTGGAGCGGTTCAACGACTTCGCCGACCGTGGCGTCGACGAGGACTTCCACCGCGGCGAGTCGGCGTACGACCGCTACTACTCCGACCCGACCGTGAAGCCGAACCCGTCGCTGCACCGGATCGATCAGGCCCCGTTCTATGCGGTCAAGATCGTGCCGGGCGATCTGGGCACCAAGGGTGGGTTGGTCACCGACGAGAAGGCCCGGGTGCTGCGTCCGGACGGCTCGGTGATCGCCGGTCTCTATGCCGCGGGCAACGTGTCGTCGGCGGTGATGGGTCACACGTACGCCGGCCCCGGCGCCACCATCGGCCCCGCGTTGACGTTCGGCTATCTCGCGGCCGAGGACATCGCCGCCCACTGA